The genome window CTCCTGGCGCAATCGTCAGATCGCTCATGATTTCGCTGAGTATGTCTCCGCCATCGTCAGCCGTCTGGGGGACCGAGTGCAGCACTGGATGACGATCAACGAAATCCCCTGCTTCACCCACCTGGGCTACAGCGCCAACCAAACGCCGCCCCACGCCCCCGGCACCCGCGTCGGCAGTTCCAAGGAAGTGTGGCAAACCTCGCACCATGCTCTGCTGGCCCACGGTCTGGCCTGTCAGGCAATTCGCGCTGCCTCACCCGGTCCCTGCTCGGTTTCATTGGTGGACAACATCGCCGTCACCGTGCCGATCACCGAGTCCGAGGCAGATATCGCCGCGGCCCAGCAAGCCTTCCCCCATTGCTGGCTCAATGGCGGCATCGTCTTCCCCGCTCTGACCGGCGCTTATCATGCGGGCTTCCTGGAGCAGTTGGGCAGCGCTGCCCCCGAAATTCAGACCGGCGATCTAGAGATCATTCACCAACCGCTCGACCGCCTGGGCTTGAATATCTACACCGGCACCTACGTTCGCGCTATCGACCAGGCACCCGGTTACGAATGTCTGGACTTGCCCCAGGGCTACCCGCGTTTGCATATGCCCTGGCTAAATTTCGTGCCGGAATGTCTCTATTGGGGCATTCGTCACATCAGCGAAACCGTCGGTCGCCCTGACCTACCGATTTGGATCACCGAGAATGGTTGTGCGGCTCAAGATGTGCTCGATGCCAAGGGCGAAGTCATCGATACCGACCGCATTTTGTACTTGCGTCAGCATCTCAGAGCGGCACAGCGTGCTGTGGCCGAGGGTTACCCGCTGAAAGGCTATTTCGTCTGGAGTTTAATGGACAACTTTGAATGGGCCTGGGGTTATGATCGACGCTTCGGCATTGTTTACACAGACTACCGAACACAGCAACGCATTCCCAAAGCCAGCTTTGGCTGGTATGCCGAATGCATCCGTCAGAACCGAGTCGTGTAATCGTATCCTCAATCACCTTTTTGAGGGAAGCGCCTCGTTATAACAAGTGAAGTCTGCCGTTAGGAGGGGGCCGCTTTGTGTGGCATTGCAGGGGTAATCTATCGCAACCCAACAACCGAGCGCTCTCTCGGTTCTGATCTGCTCACTTTGGTTCGACCATTGGAAAGTCGAGGCCCAGATTCCTGCGGCGTTGCCTTGTATCGAGGCGATCTAGCTGCTCACCAAGTCAAATTAATGCTGTTTATTGAGCAGCGATTGGCTGAACCTGGGACTGGCGCAGCTTTGCAGCAATGGTTGGCGCAGTACGCCCAAGGCGAAGCCTTTGAGCCGATTGGCAGCAGTCATCGCCTCATTCTGAGCCTGAACCAGGCCAACGGCCACAGAACTCAAATCAGTTTGAGAGAACTTAGAACGGCCCTGCAGGACAAGTTTCCGCAGGTGACCGTGATGAGCACCGGCCAGATGCTGGAAATTTACAAATCTGTGGGCTCGGTGCAGCACTTGACCCAAGATTATGGTCTAGAGAAATTTGCCGGTAGCCACGGCATTGGTCACACGCGCATGGCAACAGAATCGGTGGTGGATACTGACCACTGCCATCCGTTCACTGCCGCCGAAGATTTAGCCGTGGTTCATAACGGCCAAATCTCTAATTACTACCGCCTCAGAGCCAATCTGGAGCGAGCCGGCGCTGTATTTGAAACCGCTAACGATTCTGAGGCCATTGGCCATTACCTGCGCTTCCAATTTTTGCAAGGCAAATCATTAGAAGAAGCCCTAGCCAACCTGGGCAAAGACTTTGATGGCACCTACACCATTCTGGTTGCCACCCGCGATAAAGTTGCCCTGGCGCGGGATAAGTTTGCGGCTAAACCGGCAGTGATTTACGAATCCGCCGAGATGGTTGCGATTGCTTCGGAATATCGCGCCTTTCTCAACTTGCCCGGTTTTGATGCCAACGCCACAATTCGCGAACCGGATGCAGGCGAAGTCAATGTTTGGCCGGTTTTGAATGTTGCACAGACAGCGCCGTCTATGCCGGAAATCGTGTCTGGAGTGGGAGCATGAGCGAGCAGGTTCTCCTGGATCAGGTAGTTTTGGACTGCGCCGATTTCAGCACCCGCGAAATCAATCACCAGCTCAAAACTCTGGCCGCTGAAGGCATTACGCAAGTCGAATTGCTCAACCCCGCTGGACGGCACAATCTAGCCGTGGGGGTCAATGCGCCGCTCAAGATTCGCTTCCGGGGTGCGGTGGGGTACTACTGCGGCGGCTTGAGCGATGGCGTTGAGATCGAGGTCTTGGGCTCTTGCGGCTGGTCGGTGGGCGAAAACTTGATGTCAGGCAGCATTACGGTGCAGGGCAATGCCTCGGCCAATGCTGGCGCTACGGCCCACGGTGGCAAGATCTGCATTTTGGGCAACGCGGGTCCGCGTGCGGGGATTTCCCTCAAAGGCGCGACTCTAATTGTCACCGGCAATGTCGGTTACAGCAGCGCCTTTATGATGCAGCAGGGCCGCTTCATTATCTGTGGCAATGCCGGTCCCAGTTTGGGCGATTCGATTTACGATGGCGAGATTTTTGTGGGCGGTGAGATTGATTCTCTCGGGGCGGATGCACGCCTGGAGCCACTGACTGAAGAAGATTGGCATAGACTCAAAGCTGACCTAAACCCCCTGGGCCTGAGCGCTGAGCAATGCAACTTCAAAAAGATCGTCTGCGCTCAGGAACTCTATCATTTTAAGGCGAAGGATTTTTCCAAATGGAAAGACGCGTACTAAAGACGAGCAGCACGTTCAGCCCAGAGGTGATCGATGCTATTCAGGAGCGAGCAGAATTAGGTCGCTATATTATTCGCGGCTATGGGGCACTGCGCAATGTGCCTCGCCTGGATGATTTGGTATTTTTAACTGCTTCTTTGACTCGCTTCCCCTTAGAAGGCTATCGAGAAAAGTGCAATACCAAAACCTTGTTGGGCACTCGTTGCGCCAAGCGTCCGGTTGAGTTAGATGTCCCGATTACGATTGCCGGGATGAGCTTTGGGGCCCTCTCGCGCAATGCTAAAGTTGCGCTAGGCAGAGCGGCAACTCTTCTAGGCACCTCTACCACAACTGGCGATGGCGGCATGCTGGCGGCTGAGCGCGAGGCCTCATCAAAATTGGTCTATCAATGTTTGCCTTCCCGCTACGGGTTTAACCCCAAAGATCTTAAGCAGGCAGATGCGATTGAGATCGTAATTGGTCAAGGGGCAAAACCGGGCGGCGGTGGCCTTTTGTTGGGGCAAAAAGTCAACAAGGTTGTGGCCGGTATGCGCACCTTGCCGGAGGGCGTGGATCAGCGTTCGCCGTCGCGTCACCCCGACTGGATTGGACCGGATGACTTAAAAATTAAGATCGAAGAGTTGCGCGAAGCCACGGATTGGGAAATCCCGATTTACGTCAAAATGGGCGCGACTCGGGTCAAAGACGATGTGAAGTTAGCGGTCAAATCTGGTGCTGATGTCATCGT of Leptolyngbya sp. FACHB-261 contains these proteins:
- a CDS encoding GH1 family beta-glucosidase, whose translation is MPSYQFPDDFQWGAATAAYQIEGAASEDGRKPSVWDSFSAIAGRTLNGDSGAIACDHYHRYESDVKLMVELGIRHYRFSIAWPRIVPDGRGSVNEAGVDFYKRLVDCLIRHGITPHATLFHWDSPQALEDQYGSWRNRQIAHDFAEYVSAIVSRLGDRVQHWMTINEIPCFTHLGYSANQTPPHAPGTRVGSSKEVWQTSHHALLAHGLACQAIRAASPGPCSVSLVDNIAVTVPITESEADIAAAQQAFPHCWLNGGIVFPALTGAYHAGFLEQLGSAAPEIQTGDLEIIHQPLDRLGLNIYTGTYVRAIDQAPGYECLDLPQGYPRLHMPWLNFVPECLYWGIRHISETVGRPDLPIWITENGCAAQDVLDAKGEVIDTDRILYLRQHLRAAQRAVAEGYPLKGYFVWSLMDNFEWAWGYDRRFGIVYTDYRTQQRIPKASFGWYAECIRQNRVV
- a CDS encoding FMN-binding glutamate synthase family protein, whose translation is MERRVLKTSSTFSPEVIDAIQERAELGRYIIRGYGALRNVPRLDDLVFLTASLTRFPLEGYREKCNTKTLLGTRCAKRPVELDVPITIAGMSFGALSRNAKVALGRAATLLGTSTTTGDGGMLAAEREASSKLVYQCLPSRYGFNPKDLKQADAIEIVIGQGAKPGGGGLLLGQKVNKVVAGMRTLPEGVDQRSPSRHPDWIGPDDLKIKIEELREATDWEIPIYVKMGATRVKDDVKLAVKSGADVIVLDGMEGGTAATQSIFQEHSGIPTLPALVQAVEALQEAGVYGQVQLVISGGIRSGPDVAKALALGADAVSIGTASLIAMGCNKPVYIEDYEKLGTEPHHCHHCHTGLCPVGIATQDEDLMARLPVEEATIYVANYLQSLVMELQSLTRSCGKSDVHNLEREDLVALTLEASAMAKLPLAGTDFVMGQ